A section of the Thermotoga sp. genome encodes:
- the tpiA gene encoding triose-phosphate isomerase has product MHKTISEAKRFVSLLLNELHDIEEFEIVVCPPFTALSEVGEILSGRNIKLGAQNVFYEDEGAFTGEVSPGMLKEIGVEYVIVGHSERRRIFKEDDELINKKIKAVLKKGMTPIFCVGETLEEREKGLTFCVVEKQIREGFYGLSKEEAQRVVIAYEPVWAIGTGKVATPQQAQEVHEFIRKLLSEMYDGETSEAIRILYGGSIKPNNFLGLIIQKDIDGGLVGGASLKESFVELARIMKGVIS; this is encoded by the coding sequence ATGCACAAGACCATATCTGAAGCGAAAAGGTTCGTGTCACTCCTTTTGAACGAACTGCACGACATAGAAGAATTCGAGATAGTTGTCTGTCCACCGTTCACGGCGTTATCTGAAGTTGGAGAGATCCTCTCGGGCAGAAACATAAAACTCGGTGCACAGAACGTTTTCTACGAAGATGAAGGCGCTTTCACTGGTGAAGTGTCTCCCGGGATGTTGAAAGAGATCGGAGTTGAGTATGTGATTGTGGGCCACTCCGAAAGAAGGCGTATCTTCAAAGAGGATGACGAATTAATAAACAAGAAAATAAAGGCCGTTCTGAAAAAGGGAATGACTCCGATCTTCTGTGTGGGTGAAACTCTGGAAGAAAGAGAAAAAGGACTCACGTTCTGTGTTGTGGAAAAGCAGATAAGGGAAGGGTTCTACGGCCTCAGCAAAGAAGAAGCACAGAGAGTGGTCATAGCTTATGAACCAGTATGGGCGATCGGAACAGGAAAGGTGGCAACACCGCAGCAGGCACAGGAAGTTCATGAGTTCATAAGGAAACTCCTCTCCGAGATGTACGACGGCGAAACATCGGAGGCGATCAGGATACTCTATGGCGGCAGTATAAAGCCAAACAACTTCCTGGGACTCATAATCCAGAAAGACATCGACGGTGGTCTTGTGGGAGGAGCGAGTTTGAAAGAATCTTTCGTGGAACTTGCAAGAATAATGAAAGGTGTGATCTCCTGA
- a CDS encoding GatB/YqeY domain-containing protein, giving the protein MSLKEKLMSDLKEAMKKKDALRVNTLRMVLTTLKNLEVEKMKEASDEEVMEALMKEAKKRREAIEEYEKHGRAELAEKEREELEIIESYLPKQLSEEEIREIVMEAIKEVGAASPKDLGKVMKIVMPKVKGRADGKFVNKMVREILESL; this is encoded by the coding sequence ATGTCGTTGAAAGAGAAACTGATGTCCGACCTGAAAGAGGCGATGAAGAAAAAGGACGCACTGAGGGTGAACACCCTTCGGATGGTACTCACAACCTTGAAGAATCTTGAGGTAGAGAAGATGAAAGAGGCCAGCGACGAGGAAGTAATGGAGGCCCTCATGAAAGAGGCAAAGAAAAGAAGAGAGGCAATCGAGGAGTACGAAAAGCACGGTAGAGCCGAGCTTGCCGAGAAGGAAAGGGAGGAACTGGAAATCATAGAGTCTTACCTTCCGAAGCAGCTATCGGAAGAGGAGATAAGGGAAATCGTTATGGAGGCGATAAAAGAAGTGGGGGCTGCTTCCCCAAAAGACCTTGGGAAGGTCATGAAGATCGTTATGCCGAAGGTGAAAGGAAGAGCGGATGGAAAGTTTGTGAACAAGATGGTGAGAGAAATTCTGGAGTCACTATGA
- a CDS encoding methyltransferase domain-containing protein produces MRFDPDIIRCVEIVDAGPHHRPTHASSLLVWYAKPGKGVKKVLELGSGVGTVSFALAKLYGVEVVGVEREEELFEKAVRGVSLNNLEGKVSFVNASVESCSLPPESFDMVVSNPPHHTKVKSPYPLRSSTRSLGKSDIESFVKATFRFLKNGGTAVYILSPENLMDWLGKFISHRLEPKRMCFVHGKIDRTATLVLLRLKKNSKRGLVVDPPVVLS; encoded by the coding sequence ATGAGGTTCGATCCTGACATCATCAGGTGTGTGGAGATAGTCGATGCTGGTCCCCACCACCGTCCCACTCATGCCTCTTCACTCCTCGTCTGGTATGCAAAACCTGGTAAAGGTGTGAAAAAAGTCCTGGAGCTTGGAAGCGGTGTGGGAACGGTGAGTTTTGCTCTCGCGAAGCTGTACGGCGTGGAGGTGGTGGGGGTAGAAAGGGAAGAAGAACTATTTGAAAAGGCCGTTCGAGGGGTTTCTCTGAACAATCTGGAAGGAAAGGTTTCTTTTGTGAACGCCTCTGTGGAAAGTTGCTCACTTCCCCCTGAGTCTTTTGACATGGTGGTCTCCAATCCGCCACACCACACGAAGGTCAAAAGTCCGTATCCTCTGAGGTCATCGACGAGAAGCCTGGGAAAATCGGATATCGAATCTTTTGTGAAGGCAACTTTTCGTTTCTTGAAAAACGGTGGAACAGCGGTCTACATTCTTTCTCCTGAGAATCTCATGGATTGGTTAGGGAAATTCATCTCGCATCGACTCGAACCGAAGAGGATGTGTTTTGTACATGGTAAAATTGATAGGACGGCAACTCTCGTTCTGCTGAGGTTGAAAAAGAACAGTAAAAGAGGACTGGTGGTGGATCCTCCGGTGGTTCTCTCATGA
- a CDS encoding holo-[acyl-carrier-protein] synthase codes for MIVGVGVDLLEIERISEKLAERVLGEEEKKIFRIRRNKTEFVAGRFALKEAFFKALGTGLNGYRFTDVEFLEIGGRPVVKIHRDFGVFNFVHVSLSHDRFVVAVVILEKRKGGIIVEGNGEVLRGSFSVLGRSADGWEIDASVPPFSLKKRLSELRCRLVRYGNILLSECENDEHG; via the coding sequence ATGATCGTGGGTGTTGGTGTGGACCTTCTTGAGATCGAGAGGATCTCTGAAAAGCTCGCTGAGAGGGTGCTCGGTGAAGAGGAAAAGAAAATTTTTCGAATCAGACGCAACAAGACGGAGTTCGTGGCGGGAAGGTTCGCCCTCAAGGAAGCGTTTTTCAAAGCTCTGGGAACGGGATTGAACGGTTATCGTTTCACGGACGTGGAGTTTCTCGAGATAGGGGGAAGACCTGTTGTAAAGATCCATCGGGATTTTGGTGTGTTCAACTTCGTGCACGTCTCGCTTTCCCACGACAGGTTTGTGGTAGCGGTTGTCATCCTTGAAAAAAGGAAGGGTGGTATCATTGTAGAAGGTAATGGGGAGGTGCTCAGAGGGAGTTTCAGTGTACTCGGAAGATCTGCTGACGGCTGGGAGATAGACGCTTCGGTTCCACCTTTCTCTTTGAAGAAGAGGCTTTCTGAACTTCGCTGTCGGTTGGTGAGGTATGGAAACATATTGCTTTCGGAGTGTGAAAACGATGAGCATGGATGA
- a CDS encoding flagellar protein FliT — MSMDEIEKKIDEAIEREDYRHLYLLLKERERLLKNLPVKKLSEILEKDRKRLRIIEEKKNRLFLELSNLRKAKISLQKNIWARGDTIGKG, encoded by the coding sequence ATGAGCATGGATGAAATAGAGAAAAAGATAGATGAGGCCATAGAAAGGGAGGATTACAGGCATCTTTATTTGCTTTTGAAAGAGAGGGAAAGGTTATTGAAAAATCTCCCGGTGAAAAAGCTTTCTGAGATTCTTGAGAAGGACAGGAAAAGGCTTCGGATCATCGAAGAGAAGAAAAACAGGTTGTTTCTGGAGCTTTCCAATCTCAGGAAGGCAAAAATTTCTCTGCAGAAGAACATATGGGCCAGGGGAGACACTATTGGAAAAGGTTAA
- the tig gene encoding trigger factor, translating to MEVKELEKDKNRVVLEYVFSKEEVLEAENKAARYLNQKVEIPGFRKGRVPKNILKMRLGEDFQEYTLDFLMDLIPDTLKDRNLIMSPLVTEREIKEETARFVVEVHEEPEVKIGDVSKIEVEKVDEEKVLEKYVERRLEDLREKHALLEPKEGPAEIGDLVRVNMEVYNEEGKKLTAREYEYVIKEGEDRPFVKDLLGKKKEDVVEIEREYEGKKYTYRMIIQEVYRRTLPEIGDELARRVNNEFETLEQLKEALKKEGKDIYNVEMRESMREQLLGKLPEVVEIEISDKTLDVLVQETVNRLKREGKYDQIASSYESEEKLREELKKRILDDIKRDRAIEVVAKEKNVEVSDEELKKEAEELAPFWGISPERAKSLVQSRQDLREDLRWAILKRKVLDLLLEETTVKVVEPRGEGGGDEGKGDN from the coding sequence ATGGAAGTGAAGGAACTCGAAAAAGACAAGAACCGAGTCGTGCTGGAGTACGTTTTCAGTAAGGAGGAAGTGCTGGAAGCAGAGAACAAGGCAGCCAGGTATTTGAATCAGAAGGTGGAGATACCTGGTTTCAGGAAGGGAAGGGTTCCAAAGAACATTCTGAAGATGAGGCTCGGCGAGGACTTTCAGGAATACACCCTTGACTTCCTCATGGATCTCATACCGGACACCCTCAAGGACAGAAATCTCATCATGTCTCCGTTAGTCACAGAAAGAGAGATAAAAGAAGAGACGGCAAGATTCGTGGTAGAGGTTCACGAGGAACCTGAAGTGAAGATAGGAGATGTTTCGAAAATAGAAGTGGAAAAGGTCGACGAGGAAAAGGTGCTGGAAAAATATGTTGAAAGAAGACTTGAAGATCTGAGGGAAAAACACGCGCTGCTCGAACCCAAAGAGGGGCCCGCTGAGATTGGAGATCTTGTGAGGGTGAACATGGAGGTGTACAACGAAGAGGGGAAAAAACTCACCGCAAGAGAGTATGAGTATGTCATAAAAGAAGGTGAAGACAGACCGTTCGTGAAAGATCTCTTGGGGAAAAAGAAAGAAGACGTAGTCGAGATAGAAAGGGAATACGAAGGGAAGAAATATACCTACAGGATGATAATCCAGGAGGTGTACAGGCGAACCCTTCCGGAGATTGGTGATGAGCTCGCCAGAAGGGTGAACAACGAATTCGAGACTCTGGAGCAGTTGAAAGAGGCACTGAAAAAAGAAGGAAAGGATATATACAACGTGGAGATGAGAGAAAGTATGCGAGAGCAGCTTCTGGGAAAACTTCCAGAGGTAGTGGAGATAGAGATCTCTGATAAAACACTGGACGTTCTTGTTCAAGAGACGGTAAACAGATTGAAGAGGGAAGGAAAGTACGATCAGATCGCAAGTTCCTACGAGAGTGAAGAAAAACTGAGAGAAGAGTTGAAAAAGAGAATTCTGGACGATATCAAAAGAGACAGGGCAATAGAGGTAGTTGCAAAGGAAAAGAATGTGGAAGTGAGTGATGAGGAGCTTAAGAAAGAGGCAGAGGAACTGGCACCGTTCTGGGGGATCTCTCCTGAGCGTGCAAAATCGCTTGTGCAGTCAAGGCAGGATCTCAGGGAAGATCTGAGATGGGCCATATTGAAGAGGAAGGTACTCGATCTTTTGCTCGAAGAAACGACAGTGAAGGTAGTTGAACCTAGAGGAGAGGGTGGTGGTGATGAAGGAAAGGGAGATAATTGA
- the clpP gene encoding ATP-dependent Clp endopeptidase proteolytic subunit ClpP encodes MVMKEREIIDQYVPIVVESTGRYERAYDIFSRLLKDRIVFVGSPIDDHVANLVIAQLLFLEAEDPDKDVYLYINSPGGSVTAGLAIYDTMQYIKCDVSTICVGQAASMAAVLLAAGTKGKRYALPNARIMIHQPLGGAEGPAKDVEIITRELLRIKDLLNRILSKHTGQPIEKIEKDTDRDFFMSAEEAKEYGIVDKVVSSR; translated from the coding sequence GTGGTGATGAAGGAAAGGGAGATAATTGATCAATACGTTCCCATAGTTGTTGAGTCTACAGGAAGATACGAAAGAGCGTACGACATATTCTCAAGACTCTTGAAGGACAGAATCGTCTTCGTGGGGTCCCCCATAGACGATCACGTGGCAAATCTTGTCATAGCTCAGCTTCTGTTCCTGGAAGCAGAAGATCCGGATAAAGATGTTTACCTCTACATAAACTCGCCCGGGGGTTCTGTAACAGCGGGTCTTGCCATCTACGACACGATGCAGTACATCAAGTGTGACGTTTCCACCATATGTGTGGGACAGGCTGCGTCGATGGCGGCAGTTCTCCTCGCAGCCGGGACAAAAGGAAAGAGGTACGCCCTTCCGAACGCCCGCATCATGATTCATCAGCCACTTGGTGGAGCAGAAGGCCCTGCAAAAGACGTTGAGATCATCACAAGAGAACTTTTGAGGATAAAAGACCTCCTCAACAGAATTCTCAGCAAGCACACGGGCCAGCCAATAGAAAAGATAGAAAAAGACACGGACAGAGATTTCTTCATGAGTGCCGAGGAGGCGAAAGAGTACGGCATAGTGGACAAGGTGGTGAGTTCAAGATAG
- a CDS encoding YSC84-related protein, which yields MRRIFFPVLLIVSVVAFSGAFEVVDDSFLALKEFLDQPDSGAFLSLLERAEGLLIVPKYFKIGWVIGGQYGQGILLRRDPETGTWYGPLFIKIYGLSVGAQIGFQTISLIAVIMRNVDTFAQGNITLGGSLSVAAGPLGRRLGADYNLDASVYSYSIARGFYAGFSLEGAKIDFDRELTREYFNVFSVYPLEILTKPLKGRAEKIADFLNERLK from the coding sequence ATGAGAAGAATTTTCTTTCCGGTTCTTCTCATTGTGTCTGTTGTGGCATTCTCCGGCGCTTTCGAAGTTGTAGACGACTCGTTTCTGGCACTGAAGGAGTTTTTAGACCAGCCAGACAGTGGTGCATTCCTGTCACTTCTGGAGAGAGCAGAAGGGCTTCTCATAGTTCCAAAATACTTCAAAATAGGATGGGTGATAGGTGGTCAGTACGGTCAGGGAATTTTGCTGAGAAGAGATCCAGAAACAGGCACCTGGTACGGTCCTCTCTTCATCAAGATCTACGGACTGAGTGTAGGAGCGCAGATAGGTTTTCAAACCATTTCACTCATCGCTGTTATTATGAGAAATGTTGACACCTTTGCACAGGGAAACATCACACTCGGAGGATCCCTCAGTGTGGCGGCGGGACCCCTGGGAAGAAGATTGGGAGCCGATTACAACCTTGATGCATCGGTCTACTCCTACTCGATCGCCCGGGGGTTTTACGCAGGATTTTCTCTGGAAGGAGCTAAGATAGACTTTGACAGGGAGCTCACTCGAGAGTATTTCAACGTCTTCAGTGTGTATCCTCTAGAAATTCTCACGAAACCACTGAAAGGAAGAGCAGAAAAGATAGCCGATTTCTTAAACGAAAGATTGAAATAA
- the fliQ gene encoding flagellar biosynthesis protein FliQ, whose product MTIEVFLDIMKSGISLILEMIVPPLVVSLIVGLIISIFQAVTQIHEQTLMFAPRVIVMFLTLLLLSGWMAQKILDFFTELLQRYFQMI is encoded by the coding sequence TTGACCATCGAGGTGTTCCTGGATATCATGAAAAGTGGGATAAGTCTTATACTGGAGATGATAGTTCCTCCGCTTGTTGTAAGTCTGATCGTGGGATTGATCATAAGCATCTTCCAAGCGGTAACACAGATACACGAGCAAACACTGATGTTCGCACCCAGAGTGATCGTCATGTTCCTTACTTTGCTGCTTTTGAGTGGCTGGATGGCACAGAAGATCCTGGACTTCTTCACAGAACTTTTGCAAAGGTACTTTCAGATGATTTAA
- the fliP gene encoding flagellar type III secretion system pore protein FliP (The bacterial flagellar biogenesis protein FliP forms a type III secretion system (T3SS)-type pore required for flagellar assembly.) has product MKKVFTFLLILLSLSSFSQEVPFPSISIGIKPVEKPEDLVVTLEILLVLTILALAPSILVLFTSFTRIIVVFSLFRNALGTRQTPPNQVMIGLALFLTFLIMQPVWNDIYNNAITPYLKKEIGYQEMFQRINNRIREFMIKELKNHHNEDNAFMLAQNAGLEITKIEEAPNSVLIPAFVLGELEIAFKMGVVLYVPFIVIDMIVASILLSMGMIMIPPVFVSLPLKILIFVMANGWDLLVEGLIKSFAR; this is encoded by the coding sequence ATGAAGAAGGTATTCACTTTTTTGCTGATACTTCTTTCATTGTCCTCTTTTTCCCAAGAAGTACCTTTTCCTTCCATCTCCATAGGAATCAAGCCCGTTGAAAAGCCAGAAGATCTGGTGGTCACCCTCGAAATCCTTCTCGTTCTGACGATCCTGGCACTGGCTCCTTCTATCCTCGTTCTCTTCACTTCGTTTACTCGCATCATAGTTGTTTTTTCACTTTTTAGGAACGCTTTGGGGACAAGACAAACTCCTCCCAACCAGGTCATGATAGGTCTGGCACTCTTTCTTACCTTTCTCATCATGCAACCTGTCTGGAACGACATCTACAACAACGCTATAACACCGTATTTGAAAAAGGAGATAGGCTACCAGGAGATGTTTCAAAGAATCAACAACAGGATCAGAGAATTCATGATAAAGGAGCTAAAGAACCATCACAACGAAGACAACGCGTTCATGCTTGCTCAGAATGCAGGCCTGGAGATCACCAAAATAGAAGAGGCACCAAATTCTGTGCTGATTCCTGCCTTTGTCCTTGGTGAGCTTGAAATCGCCTTTAAGATGGGAGTGGTCCTTTACGTTCCTTTCATAGTCATCGACATGATTGTGGCGAGTATCCTGCTTTCCATGGGTATGATCATGATACCACCGGTGTTCGTCTCTCTTCCACTCAAGATACTGATCTTCGTGATGGCAAATGGATGGGACCTGCTCGTTGAAGGCTTGATAAAGAGCTTTGCGAGGTGA
- a CDS encoding flagellar biosynthetic protein FliO, which produces MGVSAILQFLLAFGIVLFFLVLVYYFVRKGFFSQKGSSISVVERHYLDRKSFIAIVRVVDEYFVILVTDSSATVLKKLEDYKESDSFSTIFFRKIGRRSK; this is translated from the coding sequence ATGGGTGTGAGTGCTATCTTGCAGTTTCTTCTGGCTTTTGGAATCGTTCTCTTCTTTCTTGTTCTGGTTTATTACTTTGTGAGGAAAGGTTTCTTCTCTCAAAAGGGTTCCAGCATCTCAGTAGTGGAAAGGCACTATCTGGACAGAAAGAGCTTCATAGCGATCGTCAGAGTGGTGGACGAGTATTTTGTTATATTGGTGACGGATTCGAGTGCCACCGTTCTCAAAAAGCTCGAGGACTACAAAGAGAGCGATTCTTTTTCCACAATCTTCTTCAGAAAAATAGGGAGAAGGAGTAAATGA
- the cheY gene encoding chemotaxis protein CheY, whose product MAKRVLIVDDATFMRMMLKDIITKAGYEVAGEATNGREAVEKYKELKPDIVTMDITMPEMNGIDAIKEIMKIDPSAKIIVCSAMGQQAMVIEAIKAGAKDFIVKPFQPSRVVEALNKVSK is encoded by the coding sequence ATGGCAAAGAGAGTTTTGATAGTCGATGATGCAACGTTCATGAGGATGATGCTAAAGGATATCATCACCAAGGCAGGATACGAGGTGGCAGGGGAAGCCACAAACGGACGCGAGGCCGTGGAGAAGTACAAAGAGCTCAAACCGGACATCGTCACGATGGACATTACAATGCCGGAGATGAACGGAATAGACGCTATCAAAGAAATCATGAAGATCGATCCGAGCGCCAAGATCATCGTATGCAGTGCTATGGGACAGCAAGCAATGGTCATCGAAGCTATAAAGGCCGGCGCAAAGGACTTCATCGTGAAACCGTTCCAACCCTCCAGGGTGGTGGAGGCGCTCAACAAGGTTTCGAAGTGA
- the cheW gene encoding chemotaxis protein CheW, with amino-acid sequence MREFEVLSFEVGEQVLAFDVDNIEMVIEKPEITPVPKSKHFVEGVINLRGRIIPVVNLAKILAVPFDDSKMKSIIVAKTKDVEVGFLVDRVLGVLRITEEHVEMADVSDKFGKKSKGLIKTDGRLIIYLNIDEIIEEITVKEGV; translated from the coding sequence ATGAGGGAGTTTGAGGTACTCTCCTTTGAAGTAGGAGAACAGGTATTAGCTTTCGACGTGGATAACATCGAAATGGTGATAGAAAAACCCGAAATAACTCCTGTTCCCAAATCTAAACACTTCGTGGAGGGTGTCATCAATCTGCGGGGCAGGATCATTCCGGTGGTGAACCTTGCGAAGATACTCGCCGTTCCCTTCGATGACTCGAAGATGAAGAGCATCATCGTGGCGAAGACCAAAGATGTAGAAGTAGGCTTTCTGGTTGACAGAGTTCTCGGTGTGTTGAGGATCACAGAAGAACATGTCGAAATGGCGGACGTGTCCGACAAGTTCGGGAAAAAATCCAAGGGATTGATAAAAACGGACGGAAGACTCATAATTTACTTGAACATCGACGAAATAATCGAGGAAATAACAGTTAAGGAGGGAGTGTAA
- the cheA gene encoding chemotaxis protein CheA, with product MMEEYLGVFVDETREYLQSLNDTLLKLEETPEDMGLINDAFRALHTLKGMAGTMGFNNMAKLCHSLENVLDRARNGEIKITSDLLDRIFAGVDMIAKMVDRIVSEGSDEIGENIDAFTDTIKGFASTKEEDEQPENPKNESEKNGLPDSNEAEETMALPEEVIHVFQEAKKKGYKTFYVKVTLKEGTQLKSARIYLVFHKLEELKCDVVKTIPPVEDIEEEKFENEVELFVISPVDQERLSETLNGISDIEKVIVKSVVPVTEKKSTPEKPEKKEEKTEEKTRKRVVSQTVRVDIEKLDTLMDLMGELVIARSRILETLKKYNIKEIDESLTQLSRITLDLQNVVMKIRMVPIAFVFNRFPRMVRDLAKKMNKEINFIMRGEDTELDRTFVEEIGEPLLHLLRNAIDHGIEPKEERIAKGKPPVGTLILSARHEGNNVVIEVEDDGRGIDKEEILRKAIEKGLVDESKAASLSDQEILNFLFLPGFSTKEEVSEVSGRGVGMDVVKNVVESLNGSISIESEKDRGTRVTIRLPLTLAIIQALLVKINNLVYAVPIANIDTTLRISRGDIQRVQDKDVIVMRGEVIPVYKLWEVLQIEHEREEEEMEAVIVRIGNRKYGIIVDELLGQDDIVIKSLGKVFSDVREFSGAAILGDGSIALIINVSGIV from the coding sequence ATGATGGAAGAATACCTAGGTGTATTCGTGGATGAAACGAGAGAATACCTTCAGAGCTTGAACGACACCCTGCTGAAACTGGAAGAAACCCCCGAGGACATGGGGCTGATAAACGATGCTTTTCGGGCGCTCCACACTCTGAAGGGTATGGCCGGAACTATGGGATTCAACAACATGGCAAAACTCTGTCATTCCCTCGAAAATGTCCTCGATAGGGCTAGAAATGGTGAAATAAAGATAACTTCAGATCTTCTCGACAGGATCTTTGCTGGAGTCGACATGATCGCCAAGATGGTCGACAGAATCGTATCGGAAGGATCTGACGAGATAGGTGAAAACATCGACGCTTTCACCGACACTATAAAGGGTTTTGCCTCCACAAAAGAAGAAGACGAGCAACCTGAAAATCCAAAGAACGAGAGCGAAAAAAACGGCCTTCCAGATTCAAACGAAGCAGAGGAAACCATGGCTCTTCCAGAGGAGGTAATTCATGTATTCCAGGAGGCAAAAAAGAAGGGATACAAAACCTTTTACGTGAAGGTCACTCTCAAAGAAGGCACGCAGCTCAAATCTGCCAGGATCTATCTTGTTTTCCACAAACTGGAAGAGTTGAAGTGCGATGTTGTAAAAACTATCCCCCCGGTGGAAGACATCGAGGAAGAAAAGTTTGAAAATGAAGTGGAACTGTTCGTCATCTCTCCTGTTGATCAGGAAAGACTCTCGGAAACCCTGAACGGTATCTCCGATATAGAGAAAGTCATCGTGAAGAGTGTTGTTCCCGTTACGGAGAAAAAGAGCACACCCGAGAAACCGGAGAAAAAAGAAGAGAAAACAGAGGAAAAGACCAGAAAGAGGGTCGTATCTCAGACCGTCAGGGTGGACATAGAAAAGCTCGATACCCTGATGGACCTGATGGGAGAGCTTGTCATAGCCAGAAGTAGAATTCTAGAAACACTCAAGAAATACAACATAAAGGAAATAGACGAGAGTCTCACCCAGCTCAGCAGAATAACCCTAGATCTTCAGAATGTTGTCATGAAGATCAGGATGGTCCCCATCGCTTTCGTATTCAACAGATTCCCGAGAATGGTCAGAGACCTAGCGAAGAAGATGAACAAGGAGATCAACTTCATCATGAGGGGAGAAGATACAGAACTCGACAGAACCTTCGTGGAGGAAATAGGAGAACCTCTCCTTCATCTTCTGAGGAACGCTATAGACCACGGTATAGAACCAAAAGAAGAGAGAATAGCCAAGGGAAAGCCCCCTGTGGGAACTCTCATTCTTTCCGCTCGCCACGAGGGGAACAACGTGGTGATAGAAGTCGAGGACGATGGAAGGGGAATAGACAAAGAAGAAATCCTCAGAAAGGCAATAGAGAAGGGCCTTGTGGACGAGTCGAAGGCTGCCAGCCTGTCCGACCAGGAAATACTCAATTTCCTTTTCCTTCCAGGATTCTCCACGAAGGAGGAAGTTTCAGAAGTGTCCGGAAGAGGGGTGGGAATGGATGTTGTCAAGAACGTTGTGGAGTCTTTGAACGGAAGCATAAGCATAGAGAGCGAGAAAGACAGAGGAACCAGAGTCACCATAAGGCTACCACTCACGCTGGCCATCATCCAGGCCCTCCTTGTGAAGATCAACAACCTCGTTTACGCCGTTCCAATAGCAAATATCGACACAACTCTCAGAATATCCAGAGGAGACATACAGAGAGTACAGGATAAGGATGTCATAGTCATGAGAGGAGAAGTGATACCGGTCTACAAGCTCTGGGAGGTGCTCCAGATAGAACATGAAAGGGAAGAAGAAGAGATGGAAGCAGTCATCGTGAGAATAGGAAACAGGAAGTATGGAATAATTGTTGACGAGCTCCTTGGCCAGGACGACATCGTCATAAAATCCCTCGGGAAAGTGTTCTCCGATGTCAGAGAGTTCAGTGGCGCAGCGATTCTGGGTGACGGCAGTATCGCCCTCATTATAAACGTTTCCGGTATTGTATAA